A window of Pirellulales bacterium contains these coding sequences:
- a CDS encoding site-specific integrase — protein MDRDLVAGAVHPTFQEPPLNAVIEQYLAYLRVEGRTDKTIKKYEFALRIVEKLATAARIEKASELSVSFVDRFRAARKSGDEASGRRPSSPKTIHHDTVLIRQLVNYALRRGLIERDPLAGLRIPKPRRNLQPCWSQAEVEKILDATRPPYRSALTMLAETGMRVGELVWLTWDDIDFVGAWIHIRPKDGWRPKSGDHRSVPMSARARKVLLAQSRCSRWAFPRPALENSRSTTDQISPRRLLACVKRVVKRLGLSGHLHTFRHAFISNAAIAGVAPDVLRKWVGHVDQATFDLYFHLASDASQRAMSRLDEAKMSPLSKRSSTHFQHTEVTDEN, from the coding sequence TTGGACCGCGACCTAGTGGCCGGTGCGGTCCATCCGACGTTTCAGGAACCCCCTCTCAATGCAGTGATCGAGCAGTACCTCGCTTACCTGCGAGTCGAGGGGCGGACCGATAAGACAATCAAGAAGTACGAATTCGCGCTGCGGATCGTCGAAAAGCTGGCAACTGCCGCGCGAATCGAGAAGGCGTCTGAACTCTCGGTGTCGTTTGTGGACCGTTTTCGAGCCGCTCGCAAATCAGGAGACGAGGCGTCCGGTCGTCGACCGTCAAGTCCAAAAACGATCCATCACGACACCGTTCTTATTCGCCAGCTTGTGAACTATGCCCTGCGGCGCGGACTAATCGAGCGAGATCCTTTGGCCGGGCTGCGGATTCCCAAGCCGCGGCGAAATCTGCAACCGTGCTGGTCGCAAGCCGAGGTGGAGAAAATTCTCGACGCGACTCGACCGCCGTATCGTTCCGCGCTCACGATGCTCGCCGAGACCGGAATGCGGGTCGGCGAACTGGTGTGGCTGACGTGGGACGACATCGACTTCGTCGGCGCCTGGATTCACATTCGCCCCAAGGACGGGTGGCGCCCGAAGTCCGGCGATCATCGATCGGTTCCAATGAGTGCGCGGGCCAGAAAAGTGCTGCTGGCTCAATCGAGGTGCTCCCGATGGGCGTTTCCAAGGCCGGCCTTGGAAAACTCACGTTCCACGACTGACCAAATCTCGCCCCGGCGACTGCTGGCTTGCGTGAAGCGAGTGGTCAAGCGGCTGGGCCTGTCCGGCCACCTTCACACGTTTCGCCATGCCTTTATTTCGAACGCGGCGATCGCAGGGGTGGCGCCCGACGTTTTACGGAAGTGGGTCGGGCATGTCGATCAGGCGACGTTCGACCTTTACTTCCATCTTGCGAGCGACGCGTCGCAACGGGCGATGTCCCGTCTCGACGAGGCGAAAATGAGCCCGCTGTCGAAACGGAGTTCAACACATTTTCAACACACGGAGGTGACAGATGAAAACTAG
- a CDS encoding GGDEF domain-containing protein produces MTPLAWGWLMHHPGVDAGTPRVDARDIAEIVVAAPPTKAAAAAAIAKQAPIRCELALKPASNGSDGAPQVVAVEVVPLTTADVKSLLLLVGQVGAVAAATTDPLTGLADRRQLASTLDAALVTDVAPRLAVLFLDLDEFKQINDRDGHLAGDEVLRELAQRWQSLFRSDDLVTRFGGDEFVVLLRNIDSIKQARQIADRLVAETRRELLVAGKPYRLSACVGVAYADRIGMAAEELLEAADRDMYRHKRTTESADGRPQRQ; encoded by the coding sequence GTGACGCCCTTGGCCTGGGGATGGCTCATGCACCATCCGGGCGTCGATGCCGGAACCCCGCGCGTCGATGCCCGAGACATTGCCGAAATCGTGGTCGCCGCACCCCCGACGAAAGCCGCCGCCGCCGCCGCAATCGCCAAGCAGGCGCCGATTCGCTGCGAGCTGGCGCTAAAACCCGCCAGCAACGGCTCGGATGGAGCGCCGCAAGTCGTCGCCGTCGAGGTCGTCCCCCTGACCACAGCCGACGTCAAAAGCCTTCTCCTGCTGGTCGGACAAGTTGGAGCCGTCGCCGCAGCGACCACGGACCCGCTGACCGGGCTCGCCGATCGGCGTCAACTTGCCTCGACGCTCGACGCTGCGCTTGTCACAGACGTTGCGCCTCGATTAGCGGTGTTGTTTCTGGATCTCGACGAGTTCAAACAGATCAACGACCGGGACGGTCATCTCGCCGGCGACGAGGTTCTTCGCGAGCTGGCGCAGCGCTGGCAATCGCTGTTTCGGTCCGACGACTTGGTGACGCGATTCGGAGGGGATGAATTTGTCGTCCTGTTGCGGAATATCGACTCCATCAAGCAGGCGCGCCAGATCGCCGATCGACTGGTCGCCGAGACTCGTCGCGAACTTCTCGTAGCCGGGAAGCCGTATCGCCTGTCCGCGTGTGTCGGCGTCGCATACGCCGATCGTATCGGGATGGCCGCCGAAGAACTTCTGGAAGCGGCTGACCGGGACATGTACCGCCACAAGCGAACAACCGAGTCCGCTGACGGTCGCCCCCAGCGCCAATGA
- a CDS encoding O-antigen ligase family protein, with amino-acid sequence MSNPASHRLDVAANWPVRFVIALGLAFVFTLVAHSWRASSSLVEYSGKGAHERENRFAQQQATTTSSSAIGFFLLGGMGLAFAAVAPTLRLRWLHPVAILFVAYLGWCLASVAWTDSRFLTSRKLAILLLIVTAAYGTATKASLQDLLWGTALYFLGTIIAGGLAELSLGTFRPWRSDYRFAGTTDPNGLGLESAALTLISGFLQFPRRDRPQLRYGLTAIGLAALALTKSRTALAALVVATLVGLVLRVRGQQRFLVVSGLIAAGCVAGLLASFVSVAAIKESANVASMGRQEHVSSLTGRTPLWRAVIQEAERKPVSGHGYGAFWTDARIYKYSEMFRWQIPHAHNTYIDLVLATGVVGLGLYVLWALALALAGVWRYQTVGSPGDLLVTCFVVFTLVHGCAESKIPSAGATTFLLFALGAATALKPATGPSVALSLQSPRPRAPDLSWRPSRRSPA; translated from the coding sequence ATGTCGAATCCCGCCTCGCACCGTCTCGACGTCGCCGCCAACTGGCCGGTGCGGTTCGTGATTGCGCTGGGGCTGGCGTTCGTCTTCACGCTGGTCGCCCACAGCTGGCGCGCCAGTTCGAGTCTCGTCGAGTACTCCGGCAAGGGCGCCCATGAGCGCGAGAATCGATTCGCCCAGCAGCAGGCCACGACCACCTCGAGCTCGGCCATTGGGTTCTTTTTGCTGGGGGGCATGGGGCTCGCCTTCGCCGCCGTTGCGCCGACTCTGCGATTGCGCTGGCTGCATCCCGTGGCGATCCTGTTCGTTGCGTATCTCGGTTGGTGTCTTGCCAGCGTCGCCTGGACCGATAGCAGGTTTCTTACCAGCCGCAAGCTGGCCATTCTGTTGCTGATCGTTACGGCCGCTTACGGCACGGCGACGAAGGCGTCGCTGCAAGATCTGCTGTGGGGGACCGCCCTCTACTTTTTGGGAACCATCATCGCGGGGGGGCTCGCCGAACTGTCACTGGGAACATTTCGGCCGTGGCGCAGCGACTACCGCTTCGCCGGGACGACCGATCCCAACGGGTTGGGGCTCGAATCCGCCGCGCTGACTCTCATCTCGGGATTTCTGCAGTTCCCGCGCCGCGACCGACCGCAGCTGCGCTACGGCCTGACGGCAATCGGGCTGGCCGCGCTGGCGCTGACCAAATCGCGCACCGCGCTCGCGGCGCTCGTCGTCGCGACGCTGGTGGGGTTGGTGCTCCGCGTCCGCGGGCAGCAACGATTCTTGGTCGTCTCGGGGCTGATCGCCGCCGGGTGCGTGGCCGGGTTGCTCGCCAGCTTCGTGTCGGTGGCTGCGATCAAGGAATCGGCCAACGTCGCCTCAATGGGCCGGCAGGAGCACGTCTCGTCTCTCACCGGCCGAACTCCGCTCTGGCGGGCCGTCATTCAAGAAGCCGAACGCAAACCCGTGAGCGGGCATGGTTACGGAGCGTTCTGGACCGACGCGCGGATCTACAAGTACTCTGAGATGTTCCGCTGGCAGATTCCTCATGCCCACAACACGTACATCGACCTCGTCTTGGCGACCGGCGTCGTTGGATTGGGACTGTACGTGCTGTGGGCGCTCGCGCTGGCGCTTGCCGGAGTCTGGCGATATCAAACGGTCGGATCTCCCGGCGATTTGCTCGTGACTTGTTTCGTCGTGTTCACCTTGGTTCATGGATGCGCCGAATCGAAAATCCCGTCGGCCGGGGCGACGACCTTTCTGCTGTTCGCGTTGGGGGCGGCGACGGCGCTGAAACCCGCGACGGGACCGTCCGTCGCCTTGTCCCTGCAATCGCCCCGGCCTCGTGCGCCTGATCTGTCCTGGCGACCGTCGCGCCGCTCGCCGGCTTGA
- a CDS encoding DUF1016 family protein, whose translation MGFAALLGDVKLRIQSAQTRAMTAVNAELVRLYWDIGRLIDERQQTEGWGASVIPRLAAELCNELPEVKGFSARNIGRMIAFFREYPDPALILPQAVAKLPTGQKLPQAVAKTAGDSLLWAVPWGHHAWLLEKVKNPAHRRWYMEQTLAGGWSRNILTLMIDSQAHERAGKAVTNFDQLLPGAQSDLAQQALKDPYIFDFLTLTEPFQERELETGLLAHLEKFLLELGQGFAFVGRQYRLDVGEEDYYIDLLFYHLRLRAFVVIDLKKGSFKPEYAGKLNFYCNVVNDQLRHADDQPTIVLILCQSKDNVLAEYALSGIDKPIGVSSYELTRALPPALQSALPTVEEIEAEIGAVEATAKKVPQKKGKKPTKKKPAKGKSKKRKPPRSGAKS comes from the coding sequence ATGGGGTTTGCCGCCCTGCTCGGCGACGTAAAACTCCGCATCCAGTCGGCCCAGACCCGGGCCATGACCGCCGTCAACGCCGAACTGGTTCGCCTCTATTGGGACATCGGTCGCCTTATCGACGAGCGCCAGCAGACCGAGGGCTGGGGCGCGTCGGTGATCCCCCGGCTGGCTGCCGAACTTTGCAACGAACTGCCCGAAGTGAAGGGCTTTTCTGCGCGGAACATCGGCCGCATGATCGCGTTTTTTCGGGAGTATCCCGATCCAGCCCTAATTTTGCCACAAGCTGTGGCAAAATTGCCGACCGGCCAGAAATTGCCGCAAGCTGTGGCAAAAACTGCCGGGGATTCGCTGCTTTGGGCCGTTCCGTGGGGGCACCATGCTTGGCTGCTGGAGAAGGTTAAGAACCCCGCCCACCGCCGCTGGTACATGGAGCAAACGCTCGCGGGCGGCTGGAGCCGCAACATTCTCACGCTGATGATCGACAGCCAGGCCCACGAGCGGGCCGGCAAGGCGGTCACCAACTTCGACCAGCTTCTCCCAGGTGCGCAATCCGACCTCGCCCAGCAGGCGCTCAAAGACCCGTACATCTTCGATTTTCTCACCCTCACCGAGCCGTTCCAAGAACGGGAACTCGAAACGGGTCTGCTCGCCCACTTGGAAAAATTCCTGCTGGAGCTGGGGCAGGGGTTCGCGTTCGTCGGCCGGCAGTACCGGCTCGACGTGGGCGAGGAAGACTACTACATCGACCTGCTGTTCTATCACCTGCGGCTACGGGCCTTCGTGGTAATCGACCTCAAGAAGGGGAGCTTCAAGCCGGAGTACGCCGGCAAGCTCAACTTCTACTGCAACGTCGTCAACGACCAACTTCGCCACGCCGACGACCAGCCGACCATCGTCCTCATTCTCTGCCAGTCGAAGGACAACGTGCTGGCCGAGTACGCCCTCTCCGGCATCGACAAGCCGATTGGCGTATCGAGCTACGAACTCACGCGGGCACTGCCGCCGGCCTTGCAGTCGGCCTTGCCGACTGTCGAGGAGATCGAGGCGGAGATTGGGGCAGTGGAGGCCACGGCGAAGAAGGTCCCTCAAAAGAAGGGGAAAAAGCCGACAAAGAAGAAGCCAGCCAAGGGCAAAAGCAAGAAGCGGAAGCCGCCACGTTCCGGGGCGAAGTCATGA
- a CDS encoding CpsD/CapB family tyrosine-protein kinase, whose translation MNQPDVPRSTDAGVDAAAAIRHVAQGDPTDRPTAIRQRRSSPVYDHLLWRLQSVLGDDAGTAYALGLVGCEAKTGVTTIAANLALRAAEQNWGSVLLVETDWYAPRLANLWHVPGQPGAAQLFAGAAPLVECVQPGPVAGLHVVPAGIVSHREQPLVDSNAVREFMAEARVDYRLIIVDLPCPDRLRQELILARLLDQALLVVRAETTRQGEAKRAVRQLQQDGVPLAGAILNRQRSYLPAWLRRRM comes from the coding sequence ATGAATCAACCTGACGTTCCCCGTTCAACCGACGCCGGCGTCGACGCCGCTGCGGCGATCCGTCATGTCGCCCAAGGCGATCCGACAGATCGCCCGACGGCAATTCGCCAGCGCCGCAGCAGCCCGGTTTACGACCACCTGCTGTGGCGGCTTCAGTCGGTGCTCGGCGACGACGCCGGGACAGCGTACGCGCTCGGTTTGGTCGGCTGCGAGGCCAAGACCGGCGTCACCACGATCGCCGCCAACTTGGCCCTCCGCGCCGCCGAGCAGAATTGGGGTTCGGTGCTGCTGGTGGAAACTGACTGGTACGCCCCGCGGCTGGCAAATCTCTGGCACGTGCCCGGTCAGCCGGGCGCTGCGCAACTTTTCGCCGGAGCCGCGCCGCTAGTCGAGTGCGTCCAACCGGGGCCGGTCGCCGGACTCCATGTCGTTCCCGCAGGGATCGTCTCGCATCGCGAGCAACCGTTGGTCGACTCCAACGCGGTTCGCGAGTTTATGGCAGAGGCCCGCGTCGACTACCGGCTGATCATCGTCGATCTCCCCTGTCCCGATCGTTTGCGGCAGGAACTGATCCTGGCGCGATTGCTCGATCAGGCATTACTGGTCGTTCGCGCCGAAACGACCCGCCAAGGCGAAGCCAAACGGGCCGTTCGTCAGTTGCAGCAGGACGGCGTCCCCCTGGCCGGAGCAATTTTGAATCGCCAGCGCAGCTACCTTCCCGCTTGGCTTCGCCGCCGGATGTAG
- a CDS encoding glycosyltransferase family 4 protein: MRRRLLLIAYRFDPDFSMESRLAWRRAETAATEFDVTVLCALSGDPAVLQVPAGCEVLQVPHDRREQALAALPTGGQWANARWQRRAYAVAAEADRTRPFDLVHHVSYCGYRQPSECWRLGKPYLWGPVGGVHNFPWRFLTAIEPLGAVREISRNLLNALQLRHSRRVSRASSAATMTLAANRQAAKELRRAGRPIAGVMLETGIDAVRPTPRVPRDPDKPLRILWAGRACSWKGLPLLLRALAAARTEASFTLRVMSAGPQLAQWRRLTQRLGLDDCVEWVGWPGYEGRQPHYDWADVFAFTSLRDTSGTGLLESLAAGAPIIGFDHQGAADVLAEDCALRIPVATPRKAVANFREGVIALARDAERLARLSRGALERARDFLWSDQGARLRMAYAACLDDGANSTAAQPLHPPYPAKFRATSSPAASAAG, from the coding sequence ATGCGGCGTCGTCTGCTGCTCATTGCGTATCGGTTCGACCCCGATTTCTCGATGGAATCGCGGCTCGCCTGGCGCCGCGCCGAGACCGCCGCGACGGAATTCGACGTCACGGTCCTGTGCGCGCTGTCCGGCGATCCCGCAGTGCTGCAGGTTCCTGCGGGTTGCGAAGTGTTGCAGGTTCCGCATGATCGGCGAGAGCAGGCGCTCGCCGCTCTGCCGACGGGGGGCCAATGGGCGAACGCGCGCTGGCAACGTCGTGCGTATGCCGTGGCGGCCGAGGCGGATCGCACGCGGCCGTTCGATCTCGTCCACCATGTGAGCTACTGCGGCTATCGACAGCCGAGCGAGTGTTGGCGATTGGGAAAACCGTACCTGTGGGGTCCGGTCGGGGGCGTTCACAATTTCCCCTGGCGATTTCTGACGGCGATTGAGCCCCTAGGGGCCGTCCGCGAGATCAGCCGCAATCTGCTCAACGCCCTGCAACTGAGACACTCGCGCCGTGTCAGCCGCGCGTCTTCCGCAGCGACGATGACCCTGGCGGCCAACCGTCAAGCGGCCAAAGAGCTGCGCCGCGCGGGACGTCCGATCGCGGGCGTGATGCTGGAAACGGGAATCGACGCAGTTCGACCGACGCCGCGCGTACCGCGCGATCCAGACAAACCGCTGCGCATCTTATGGGCTGGGCGAGCCTGCTCCTGGAAAGGACTGCCGCTGCTGTTGAGAGCGCTGGCCGCCGCGCGCACCGAGGCGTCCTTCACCCTGCGCGTCATGTCGGCCGGACCGCAGCTTGCTCAATGGCGTCGTCTGACGCAGCGACTTGGACTTGACGACTGCGTCGAGTGGGTCGGCTGGCCCGGCTACGAGGGGCGCCAACCCCATTACGACTGGGCCGACGTCTTCGCGTTCACCAGTCTTCGCGATACGTCCGGCACAGGATTGCTCGAGTCGCTTGCTGCAGGAGCGCCGATTATCGGGTTCGATCACCAGGGGGCCGCCGACGTGCTCGCCGAAGACTGTGCATTGCGAATCCCCGTCGCTACGCCTCGCAAGGCGGTGGCCAATTTTCGGGAGGGCGTGATCGCGTTGGCCCGAGACGCAGAGCGACTCGCCCGACTCAGCCGCGGGGCCCTCGAGCGAGCCCGCGACTTTCTCTGGTCCGACCAGGGAGCTCGGTTGCGAATGGCCTACGCCGCGTGTCTCGACGACGGAGCGAACTCCACGGCCGCACAACCGTTACATCCTCCGTATCCTGCGAAATTCCGAGCGACATCCTCCCCGGCCGCCAGCGCGGCAGGGTGA
- a CDS encoding helix-turn-helix domain-containing protein, which produces MFFTPGHRSKQVFPSRARTTMSRANRSILTASEIKIAFSDGTWAETYPPSLSVKQAAELAQVSVGTLYDWSSRGLLARCAKRRGKRLRIWRDRFIEFLFSNDESETTHAAK; this is translated from the coding sequence GTGTTCTTCACACCTGGACATCGCAGCAAACAAGTCTTTCCTTCGCGCGCCAGAACAACTATGTCACGCGCCAATCGAAGCATCCTCACGGCGTCGGAAATCAAGATCGCATTCTCCGATGGCACATGGGCCGAGACCTATCCGCCTTCGTTGTCGGTGAAGCAAGCAGCGGAACTCGCGCAGGTGAGTGTTGGAACGCTCTACGACTGGTCGTCGCGCGGCCTCCTTGCTCGATGCGCAAAGCGTCGCGGAAAGCGTCTGCGCATCTGGCGCGATCGCTTCATTGAATTTCTCTTCTCGAACGACGAAAGTGAAACGACACATGCCGCAAAATGA
- a CDS encoding SAM-dependent DNA methyltransferase: MAKKAASPRNGKKNGASANLGFEEKLWAAADKLRGHMDAAEYKHVVLGLVFLKYISDAFQELHDKLAADKHADAEDRDEYTAENVFWVPKAARWTYLQAQAKQPTIGKLIDDAMTAIEKDNPSLKGVLAKDYGRASLDKQRLGELIDLIGTIGLGDAESRSKDVLGRVYEYFLGKFANAEGKGGGEFYTPQSVVKLLVEMIEPYKGRIYDPCCGSGGMFVQSEKFVLAHGGRVGDLSIYGQESNNTTWRLCKMNLAIRGIDGNIGTQNADTFHNDLHKDLKADYILANPPFNVSDWGGQRLTEDARWKFGAPPSGNANFAWVQHMVHHLAPSGIAGFVLANGSMSSNQSGEGDIRRQLIDGDLVDCMIALPGQLFYTTQIPVCLWFLARNKKNGKFRDRRIETLFIDARKLGVLVDRTHRELTEEEINRVARAYHAWRGEKDAGKYEDVPGFCKSATTDEIASHGHVLTPGRYVGAEAAEDDDEPFDEAMQRLTNTLAAQFAESAKLEKRIAKNLASLGFTPEKLS; the protein is encoded by the coding sequence ATGGCGAAGAAAGCTGCCTCCCCCAGAAACGGCAAGAAGAACGGCGCCAGCGCCAATCTCGGCTTCGAGGAAAAGCTGTGGGCCGCCGCCGATAAGCTCCGCGGGCACATGGACGCGGCGGAATACAAGCACGTCGTCTTGGGCCTCGTCTTTCTCAAGTACATCAGCGACGCCTTTCAAGAACTCCACGACAAGCTGGCGGCCGACAAGCACGCCGACGCCGAAGATCGCGACGAGTACACGGCCGAGAACGTCTTCTGGGTCCCCAAGGCGGCCCGCTGGACTTATCTCCAGGCGCAGGCCAAGCAGCCGACCATCGGCAAGCTCATCGACGACGCGATGACCGCTATCGAGAAAGACAACCCCTCGCTCAAGGGCGTGCTCGCCAAAGATTACGGTCGCGCGTCGCTCGACAAGCAGCGGCTTGGCGAATTGATCGACCTCATCGGCACGATTGGACTCGGCGACGCCGAGAGCCGCAGCAAAGACGTGCTGGGTCGTGTCTACGAGTATTTTCTGGGGAAGTTCGCCAACGCCGAGGGCAAAGGGGGCGGCGAGTTCTACACGCCGCAATCGGTGGTGAAGCTGCTGGTGGAAATGATCGAACCCTACAAGGGCCGCATCTACGACCCGTGCTGCGGCAGCGGCGGCATGTTCGTGCAGAGCGAGAAGTTCGTCCTCGCCCACGGCGGCCGCGTCGGCGACCTGTCGATCTACGGCCAAGAGTCGAACAACACGACGTGGCGACTCTGCAAAATGAATCTCGCCATTCGTGGCATCGACGGCAACATCGGTACGCAGAACGCCGACACGTTCCACAACGACCTGCACAAAGACCTCAAGGCCGACTACATCCTCGCCAACCCGCCGTTCAACGTCAGCGACTGGGGCGGCCAGCGACTCACCGAAGACGCCCGCTGGAAATTCGGCGCACCCCCCAGCGGCAACGCCAACTTCGCGTGGGTGCAGCACATGGTGCATCACCTCGCCCCCAGCGGCATCGCGGGATTCGTGCTCGCCAACGGTTCGATGAGCAGCAATCAGTCGGGAGAAGGGGACATCCGCCGGCAACTCATCGACGGGGACCTCGTCGATTGCATGATCGCGCTCCCCGGCCAACTCTTCTACACGACGCAGATTCCCGTCTGCTTGTGGTTTCTGGCCCGCAATAAGAAGAACGGGAAGTTCAGGGATCGTCGAATAGAAACGCTCTTCATCGACGCCCGCAAACTCGGCGTGCTCGTCGACCGCACGCACCGCGAGTTGACCGAGGAAGAAATCAACCGCGTCGCCCGCGCGTACCACGCCTGGCGCGGCGAGAAGGACGCCGGCAAGTACGAAGACGTGCCCGGCTTCTGCAAAAGCGCCACGACCGACGAGATCGCCAGCCACGGCCACGTGCTCACCCCCGGCCGCTACGTCGGCGCCGAGGCGGCCGAGGACGACGACGAACCGTTCGACGAAGCCATGCAGCGGCTCACCAACACGCTCGCCGCCCAGTTCGCCGAATCGGCCAAGCTCGAAAAGCGGATCGCCAAGAACCTCGCCAGTCTCGGCTTTACCCCGGAGAAGCTGTCATGA
- a CDS encoding sugar transferase, which yields MTQQSAPRPFHASLLPRRRASLMSRRRQIRFDYFLSDADFRFAAQCERMRVDRNGSILSLLIIRLPRDRAAAPDIEFLGRVLEGRLRITDTPGMLRNGDVAVLLPDTNAEGAWKVAEDVSEVYPPGPERPECEVFSYPGRRRRRHAETEEDAAVVSGEDAELDPGEFFFARPMPLWKRCVDVAGSLAGLAVAAPVVGVAAAAVKLTSPGPAFFLQEREGLGGKRFKIYKLRTMSVDAEHRKRELRASSEQDGPAFKMRRDPRTTRFGRFLRWSSIDELPQLLNVLRGDMSLVGPRPLPTDESQACQGWQRRRLDVTPGMTCTWQVTGRGKVRFDDWVRMDLRYADRRSLWHDLKLVLATVPSLIVQRGMR from the coding sequence ATGACGCAACAATCCGCTCCCCGCCCCTTTCACGCCTCGTTATTGCCTCGCCGCCGAGCTTCCCTGATGAGCCGTCGACGGCAAATACGCTTCGATTACTTCTTGTCGGACGCCGACTTTCGCTTTGCCGCCCAATGCGAACGGATGCGGGTCGACCGCAACGGGTCGATCCTCTCGCTACTGATTATTCGCCTGCCGCGCGATCGCGCCGCGGCTCCGGACATCGAGTTCTTGGGCCGCGTGCTCGAAGGTCGGCTGCGCATCACCGATACGCCGGGAATGCTGCGCAACGGCGACGTCGCGGTGCTGCTGCCTGACACCAACGCCGAAGGCGCCTGGAAGGTGGCTGAGGACGTGAGCGAGGTCTACCCTCCCGGCCCCGAGCGCCCGGAGTGCGAGGTCTTCAGTTATCCGGGCCGCCGGCGCCGGCGACACGCCGAGACGGAGGAAGACGCCGCCGTGGTGTCGGGTGAGGATGCCGAACTTGACCCGGGCGAGTTTTTCTTCGCACGGCCGATGCCGCTATGGAAGCGGTGCGTCGATGTGGCGGGGTCGCTTGCCGGTCTCGCCGTCGCCGCCCCAGTTGTTGGCGTCGCCGCCGCCGCCGTCAAGCTCACCTCGCCGGGGCCGGCGTTCTTTCTGCAGGAGCGCGAAGGTCTCGGCGGCAAACGATTCAAGATCTACAAGCTGCGCACAATGTCGGTCGACGCGGAGCATCGCAAACGTGAGCTTCGCGCCAGCAGCGAGCAGGACGGTCCCGCGTTCAAGATGCGACGCGATCCCCGTACGACTCGGTTCGGACGTTTCCTTCGTTGGTCGAGCATCGACGAATTGCCGCAACTGCTGAACGTGCTGCGCGGCGACATGTCGCTGGTGGGTCCACGACCGTTGCCGACCGACGAGTCTCAAGCTTGCCAGGGGTGGCAACGCCGTCGTCTCGACGTGACCCCCGGCATGACCTGCACGTGGCAGGTCACGGGCCGCGGCAAAGTTCGGTTCGACGATTGGGTCCGCATGGATCTCCGTTACGCCGACCGGCGGAGCCTGTGGCACGACCTGAAGTTGGTGCTTGCAACCGTGCCGTCGCTGATCGTGCAGCGCGGCATGCGGTGA